GGATGCGGACCCCGTGCGCGCGGCCGTCGCCGAAGATGGCCTCGATCCGCTGGGGCTGGTAGGCGAGGGAGAACACCACCTCCCTCACGCCTGCCCGGGCCAGGAGATCGATCTGATAGTGGAGAAAGGGGCGGTCCACGACCGGGACCACGGGCTTGGGAGTCGTGAGGGTCAGGGGGCGGAGTCTTGTTCCCTCGCCTCCGGCCAGGATCACGGCTTTCATGGAGCGTGCATTTCGTTCTGCCGGGTCGAGGATCATAGCACTCCCGGCGGGGAAGCCAAAGCGTCTGTATCTGATTGGAAAAACGAGGGTTCGGCCCGGCCCACGTTTGACAGTCAGAGAGCCAATCGCGTATAGTCGGCTGCTCCGGGCCCGTTCGGGCCTTCCCGACGGAGGTACAGCCTGGCCGACATCGCGGGCGAGTTGAAGCGAAGGATCGAGGCGGGTGAGGCGAGGATCGGCACCCTGGGGCTCGGCTACGTAGGCCTGCCCCTCTCCCTCGAGTTCGCCGCCTCCGGGCTCCAGGTCACGGGCTTCGACCTGGATGCGGAGAAGGTGGACGCCGTCAACCGGGGCGAGTCTTACGTGGGGGACGTGGCCTCCGCGCGCCTGGCCCCCCTCGTGCGCGGGGGCCGGCTCCGGGCCAGCCGCGACTTCGAGGAACTGGCCGGCTGCGACGCGGTGATCATCTGCGTCCCCACCCCTCTCAGCAAGACCAAGGATCCCGACCTCTCGATGGTGGTGGACGCGGCGCGGGCGATCGCGCAGCGGCTGCGCCCGGGCCAGCTGATCGTGCTCGAGAGCACCACCTACCCTGGCACCACCGAGGAGCTGATCCTGCCCATCTTGAACGAGCGGGGACTCACGGTGGGGCAGTCCTTCTTCCTGGCCTTCTCCCCGGAGCGGGTGGATCCCGGAAACGCCCGCTTCAACACCCGTAACACCCCCAAGATCATCGGGGGCATCACCCCCGCCTGCACCCAGGCCGCGCGGGCGCTCTACGCGCGGGCCATCGACACCGTGATCCCGGTCTCCTCGACCCGCACCGCGGAGATGGTGAAGCTGCTCGAGAACACCTTCCGCAGCGTCAACATCGGCCTCGTGAACGAGGTGGCCTTGATGTGCGGCCGCCTGGGCGTGGACGTGTGGGAGGTGATCGACGCCGCGGCCAGCAAGCCCTTCGGCTTCATGCCCTTCTATCCGGGCCCCGGGCTGGGTGGCCACTGCATTCCCATCGACCCCCTGTACCTCTCCTGGAAGCTCAAGACCCTGAACTACCGGGCTCGCTTCATCGAACTGGCGGGGGAGATCAACTCCGAGATGCCGGAGCACGTCTGCTCACGGGTAGCCGATGCCCTCAACCAGCGGGAGCGATCGGTCAAGGGGAGCCGGATCCTGATTCTGGGCGTGGCCTACAAGCGGGACAGCGACGACGTCCGGGAGTCTCCCGCCCTGGACGTCCTGCGCATCCTGGAGAGCCGGGGGGCCCGCGTCAGCTACAATGACCCTCGGGTCCCGGAGCTGCGGTTGAACGAGGTAACCTTCCGCTCCCAGGAGCTCATCCCCGCGGTCCGGGCGGCGGACCTGGTGGTGATCGTGACCGACCACTCGTCCTACCCTTACGCGGAGATCGTGGAGGCCGCGGCCCTGATCGTGGACACCCGCAACGCCACCAAGCCCATCGTGTCGGACAAGATCCTCAAGCTCTGAGGAGCTCCCTCCTTGAACCTCCCCAACGCGCTCACGGTGCTGCGGATCTTCCTGGTTCCCGTCCTGGTGGTCGTGCTCCTGACCCGGGCCGAGGGAGGCCTGTTCCTGGGGGCGGGGATCTTCGGCCTGGCCGTGCTCACGGACTACCTAGACGGCTATTTCGCCCGCCGTCGCAACCAAGTCACGCGCCTGGGGATCCTGCTCGACCCCATCGCGGACAAGCTCCTGACTGCGGCCGCTTTCCTGTCCCTGGTGGAGATGGGCCTCGTCCACGCCTGGATGGTGATGATCATCTTGGGCCGCGAGCTGGCGGTGACCGGCCTCAGGAACGTGGCCGCGGGCCGGGGCGTGCTCATCCCCGCCTCCCCCCTGGGGAAGGGCAAGATGGTCTCCCAAGTGACCGCCATCTTCATGTTGCTCTTGTCCCGACCCTTCCCGGTCCTGGACGTGCCCGCGCAACTCGTGCTGTGGGTGGTGGTGGGGCTGACCGTGCTCTCGGGGGTCGACTATTTCTGGCGCTTCGGGCGGGGGATCCTGAGGGGAAGCCCCGCGCCGCCCGAGCCGGGGCCGCCCTCGTTGCGGCCCACCGCGGAGGCGCGCCTCAAGTGAGGGCGCGCCCTTGTCTCAGCGGAGTTCGACCTCGTCCCCCACGACCATAGCGTCGTTGCTGTAGGTCACCTTGGCCGTGGCGGTCCGATCCCGGACCGCGACCACGGCCAGCTCGCCGAGGATGGCGCGCGGGGTGGGCACATTCGGGTAGACGATGCGATACACGGTGAAGATGTTCCCCGGGGCCACGCCGGCCTCCGTGCCCGCGTCGATGGTGACGAACTGGCCCTCCGCCGCGGTGGCGACGTCCTCGGCGATGTCCACGATGTACTGGTGGAGCTTGCCCGAGGGGGGGGTCGTGCGCGTGGCGGGCGGGCGGGTGAGGATCAGGGGCACGTTAACCTTCTCCTGCGGCTTCAGATAGGAATCCTCGAGGATGTCGTAGCAGGCCTGCTCGATGACGGCGGCGGCGCTCTTTTCCTGGACCACGATCACCCGCGCCCAGCCCCGGGTGTGGATCTTGGTCCCGATGGTCGACCCCGTCACCGGGTGCTTGACGCTGTAGCCGACCTGGTGGATCGTGTAGACCTCACCGGCCTTGAGCCCCGCGTTGCTGCCCTTGTTCAGGTACACGATGTCGTTGGTGGTCTGGGCGATCTTGGCCACGCCCTGTTCGTTGCCGATGATGCGAAGGCTCTCGTCCTCATGGTTCGACACCACGTAGTCCGCGCACTGGAGGGTCATCTCCTCGGTGATGGGCACGAGGACCGGGCCTTGCCCCCGGCCCCCCGCCCCCCCCTTCTCGCCCGCGCCCGCCTTCTCACCCGCGCCTGGCCCCGTCTCTCCTCCCGGCCCCCCCGCCTCCCCTGCCTTCTCGGCCACCAGGGCCACCTTGGGCAGGACCAGGGGGTCGCCGGGATAGATCCAGTGCGCGTCGGTGATGTACTTGTTCTGGTCCCAGATCTGGGGCCAGAGATAGGGGTTGTTGAGGAAGCGCTTGGACAGGTCCCAGAGGGTGTCGTTCTTCTCGACGATGTAGTAGGTCGCCCCTTCCGGGATGCTCGTGGGGTACTTGTTTCTCGACCAATGGGTGACCACGGTCGCGGGGCCGGTCTGCAGCCCGGTGGTGGCCGCCGGCGCCGAGGCC
The window above is part of the Vicinamibacteria bacterium genome. Proteins encoded here:
- a CDS encoding nucleotide sugar dehydrogenase, with amino-acid sequence MKRRIEAGEARIGTLGLGYVGLPLSLEFAASGLQVTGFDLDAEKVDAVNRGESYVGDVASARLAPLVRGGRLRASRDFEELAGCDAVIICVPTPLSKTKDPDLSMVVDAARAIAQRLRPGQLIVLESTTYPGTTEELILPILNERGLTVGQSFFLAFSPERVDPGNARFNTRNTPKIIGGITPACTQAARALYARAIDTVIPVSSTRTAEMVKLLENTFRSVNIGLVNEVALMCGRLGVDVWEVIDAAASKPFGFMPFYPGPGLGGHCIPIDPLYLSWKLKTLNYRARFIELAGEINSEMPEHVCSRVADALNQRERSVKGSRILILGVAYKRDSDDVRESPALDVLRILESRGARVSYNDPRVPELRLNEVTFRSQELIPAVRAADLVVIVTDHSSYPYAEIVEAAALIVDTRNATKPIVSDKILKL
- the pgsA gene encoding CDP-diacylglycerol--glycerol-3-phosphate 3-phosphatidyltransferase, whose translation is MNLPNALTVLRIFLVPVLVVVLLTRAEGGLFLGAGIFGLAVLTDYLDGYFARRRNQVTRLGILLDPIADKLLTAAAFLSLVEMGLVHAWMVMIILGRELAVTGLRNVAAGRGVLIPASPLGKGKMVSQVTAIFMLLLSRPFPVLDVPAQLVLWVVVGLTVLSGVDYFWRFGRGILRGSPAPPEPGPPSLRPTAEARLK
- a CDS encoding LysM peptidoglycan-binding domain-containing protein; the protein is MRSKEIFSGLAIFTLVLGSAVAQDAPAKTKPASAPAATTGLQTGPATVVTHWSRNKYPTSIPEGATYYIVEKNDTLWDLSKRFLNNPYLWPQIWDQNKYITDAHWIYPGDPLVLPKVALVAEKAGEAGGPGGETGPGAGEKAGAGEKGGAGGRGQGPVLVPITEEMTLQCADYVVSNHEDESLRIIGNEQGVAKIAQTTNDIVYLNKGSNAGLKAGEVYTIHQVGYSVKHPVTGSTIGTKIHTRGWARVIVVQEKSAAAVIEQACYDILEDSYLKPQEKVNVPLILTRPPATRTTPPSGKLHQYIVDIAEDVATAAEGQFVTIDAGTEAGVAPGNIFTVYRIVYPNVPTPRAILGELAVVAVRDRTATAKVTYSNDAMVVGDEVELR